The DNA region CTTTTTGTCCTACAGGCGCTTTATTTAAAATTACGTCTAAATAAGTCAACACTTTTGCGTGTTCAATGCCTTCAATTTTTGGAATTCTTGGAGTAACCCCAGTCGCCAGTACAACTTCATCAAACATTTCTTCTTCAAGTAACTCAGCGGTGGCCGTGGTATTCAGTCGAATGGATACCTTCGCTTGGGTTAACTCATGACTAAAATAATCTATCATTCCGTAGAACTCTTCTTTTCCAGGAATTTGTTTGGCGATGTTGAATTGCCCGCCCAATCGTTCACTGCGTTCGAACAAAGTCACTTTATGACCCCGTTTCGCCGCTTCTAGCGCAAATGACATCCCGGCAGGACCAGCGCCAACAACCGCTAATTGCTTAGGCTCGACCGCACTGCTCGCGACTAACTCGGTTTCATAACAGGCGCGAGGGTTCACAAGACAGGAAGCTCTTTGTTGTTTAAACACATGATCAAGACAAGCTTGATTACATCCGATACAGACATTTATTGACTCTGGTTTTCCAGCTGCAGCTTTATTTACAAACTCAGGATCGGCAAGAAAAGGCCGCGCCATAGATACCATATCAGCTTGTCCAGCGACTAAAACACTTTCTGCAACGTCAGGCATATTGATTCGATTGGTGGTAATTAAAGGCAGTGAAACCTCTGACTTGAGTTTTTCAGTGACCCAAGTAAAAGCCGCTCTAGGTACCGAGGTTTGAATGGTTGGAACCCGAGCTTCGTGCCATCCAATCCCGGTGTTGATCAAAGTCGCTCCAGCTTGCTCAATTGCCTTGCCCAACGCAACGACTTCTTCCCAACTTGAGCCTTCTTCAACTAAATCGATCATCGACAAACGATAAATGATAATGAAGTTGTCACCGACGGCTTGGCGAATTTGCTTTACGATTTCAATGGGAAACCGAATTCGGTTCTCAAAACTTCCGCCCCACTCATCGTTTCGTTTGTTTGTTCTCTGACAAATGAACTGATTAATCAGGTAACCCTCTGACCCCATTACCTCAACACCATCATAGCCCGCTTCTTGAGCTAACTTTGCACAGCGAACATAATGACGAATAGTCGTTTTCACGCCGCGTGATGAAAGTGCTTTGGGTTTAAATGGATTAATCGGAGCTTTGATAGCAGAAGGTCCACAATTCAACGGGTGATAGGAATATCGCCCGCCATGTAAGATTTGTAGGCAAATCTTACTGTCAGCTTGGTGAACAGCCTCAGTAATAATTCGATGCTTTTTAACTTGGCGTCGTGAGGACAACTGAGAGGAATGAGGTGCTAATCGACCGCGATAATTCGGTGAGATGCCCCCAGTTACCATTAGCCCAACGCCTCCCCTAGCTCGAGCGGCAAAGTATTCCGCCATTTTCTCAAACCCGCCTTTTTCTTCTTCGAGACCTGTGTGCATCGATCCCATAAGTACGCGGTTTTTAATTTGAGTGAAACCGAGGTCCAAGGGTTTCATTAAATTAGGGTAAAAAGCATTCTGATCCATATCTTTTCTCAATATTCTGGTCTAACCACTTAACCCGAAACTTTAACAGCGACCATACAATAAATCTAGCAATTACATTTAATTACATTTTGCGACAGCGTTTAAATGTAATAAAAACGATAATTAACATACTCATTACCCGCTATCTTTTTAACAAAGCACTTTACCAGTTAAAGTTATTTTTTAAGAAGAGGCAATAACCTTTTGTTTTTAAGTGAATTTTAGGGAGTCACCGTGGAAAAACCAGCTGGTACCGCCGCAAAGATTTTTTATTACATCTGGATGGTATTTAAAACCAATGCCATCGTTGTATTCGGATTAATTGCATTATTTATCACTATTTTTGGGGTTATTGTTCCCATGTTTAGTGGTGGCGAAAGAGTTAAAGTGCCCGAAGGTGCTGCATTGGTGTTTGCACCGAAAGGCGTTATCACCGAGCAACCTCAATTTGTCGATCCAGTGACAGAAGCGCTGAATGAAATTAGCAATCAGCAGCCTCCAGAAGAAAGCATTTATGACCTTCTTGATGTGCTTAAAGAGGCAAAAGACGATGATCGCATCACTACCCTCGCGATTTATCCTGGGCAAATTTCTGGCGTTGGACCAGCAATGCTAGAGATGCTTCGTGATGGCATTGCCGACTTCAAAGAAAGTGGCAAAAAGGTCGTAGCCTACGGTGACTTCTTTTCACAATCGCAATATTACATCGCCGCACAAGCGGATGAAGTTTATATGCATCCCTATGGTGGTGTCATTTTAGAGGGCTATAGCCGTGTTCGTACCTACTACGCTTCATTGCTAGAAAACCTAAAAGTAACCCCTAACGTTTTCAAGGTAGGTACCTATAAAAGTGCAATTGAGCCTTATCTTCGCGACGATATGTCAGATTACGCAAAAGATGCTAATCGCGCATTCCTTGGCGATATTTGGGAGTTATTTAAGCAAGATATTGCAGCAGCACGTGGAATCGACGCAGCCGATATTGACCGACAAATTAATAGTTATGCTGAAGGCATGCGACAAAACAATGGCGACTTCGCCCAATTAGCGATCTCGCAAAAATTAGTTGATAAACTCGTCTCTCGTCCAGAGTTTCGTGAAATGATGATCGAAAGAGTCGGACAAAATGAAAAAGAGACCAGTTATAAGCAAATTAATCATCGCCAGTACTTGAAGGCCATCAAACCACCCATCGAGTTTAAAAACCCTAACAGCGATAAAGTCGCCGTGATTGTCGCCAAAGGCGCGATCATGGACGGCCGCCAAAAAGAAGGGACTATTGGCGGCGATACGCTGGCCTATAAAATCCGACGTGCTCGTCTTGATGATAAAGTTAAAGCGATTGTGTTACGCGTCGATAGCCCAGGAGGCAGCGCATTTGCATCGGAAGTGATTCGTCAAGAGTTACTAAAAGCAAAGGAAAAAGGCTTGCCTTTAGTTGTATCAATGGGCACTTACGCCGCTTCAGGTGGCTACTGGATTTCGGCAAACGCAGATGAAATCTGGGCACGCCCTTCCACTTTGACTGGCTCAATTGGTATCTTTGGTTTTATTCCTACCTTTGAACGTTCGCTTAATTGGGCAGGCATTTCTCGAGACGGTGTTGGAACGACCAATCTTGCCGGTGCTATGGATGTGGGCCGCGGCTTGTCGCCAGAAGTTAAAGAGATCATTCAAGCCAATATCGAAAATGGCTATCGTCGCTTCTTAACCTTAGTTTCAAATGGTCGTAATATGACTACCGAAGAAGTTGATGCGATTGCTCAGGGACGAATTTGGTCTGGTATCAAAGCAAAAGAACTTGGCTTGGTCGATAATCTTGGTTCACTCAATGACGCGATCAAATCTGCTGCGAAACTGGCTAACTTAGAAGAGTCTAAATACGACATCTGGAAAGTTAAACGTGAGTTGACTGAAAAAGAACAATTATTGAAAGATTTATTCAATGCGACGGTCGCTGAATCGCCAGAGCTTATTGAATCATTCAAAAGTGATACGCCTGTCGACGCTTTAATCCTCGACTTAAAAGCTGAAATGGAGAAAGTTAAAGTGTTTAACGATCCTCATCATGCTTACGTTCACTGTAATTGTGAGATCGATTGATAACTCTTTTAACTAACAAAAGTTGTCAAAACTAATGAAAAAGGCGAACATTATGTTCGCCTTTTTTAATGAGTAATCGAATGACCAAGCGATCTGTTTATATTGCCTATACAGGCGGTACTATCGGTATGAAAAAAACTGCTCAGGGATTTGCCCCAGAAGCAGGCTACTTAACGCGCGAATTGAAGCAACTTGCCGATCTTAATCGAGCCGATATGCCGGACTATGTAATTCATGAATACGATCATCTGATCGACTCTTCGAACATTACTCCACAAGACTGGTTCGCCATCGCCGAAGATATTCGGCAGAATTACCAAAATTTTGATGGGTTTGTCATTCTTCATGGTACCGATACCATGGCTTACACAGCCTCAGCTCTTTCGTTTATGCTCGAAGACTTAGACAAACCAGTCATCGTGACGGGGTCGCAAATTCCCTTTGG from Pleionea litopenaei includes:
- a CDS encoding NADPH-dependent 2,4-dienoyl-CoA reductase — encoded protein: MDQNAFYPNLMKPLDLGFTQIKNRVLMGSMHTGLEEEKGGFEKMAEYFAARARGGVGLMVTGGISPNYRGRLAPHSSQLSSRRQVKKHRIITEAVHQADSKICLQILHGGRYSYHPLNCGPSAIKAPINPFKPKALSSRGVKTTIRHYVRCAKLAQEAGYDGVEVMGSEGYLINQFICQRTNKRNDEWGGSFENRIRFPIEIVKQIRQAVGDNFIIIYRLSMIDLVEEGSSWEEVVALGKAIEQAGATLINTGIGWHEARVPTIQTSVPRAAFTWVTEKLKSEVSLPLITTNRINMPDVAESVLVAGQADMVSMARPFLADPEFVNKAAAGKPESINVCIGCNQACLDHVFKQQRASCLVNPRACYETELVASSAVEPKQLAVVGAGPAGMSFALEAAKRGHKVTLFERSERLGGQFNIAKQIPGKEEFYGMIDYFSHELTQAKVSIRLNTTATAELLEEEMFDEVVLATGVTPRIPKIEGIEHAKVLTYLDVILNKAPVGQKVAVIGAGGIGFDISEYLTHSGESTTLRPQAWMKEWGVDAEYRHRGGLLPEPIIEPSPREVIMFQRKATKMGKGLGKTTGWIHRATLKNKQVKMVSGAQYLKIDDIGLHVQVGDEVTVYEVDNIVLCTGQEPLRELQQSIEEKGLPVHLIGGADVAAELDAKRAIRQGTELALAI
- the sppA gene encoding signal peptide peptidase SppA is translated as MEKPAGTAAKIFYYIWMVFKTNAIVVFGLIALFITIFGVIVPMFSGGERVKVPEGAALVFAPKGVITEQPQFVDPVTEALNEISNQQPPEESIYDLLDVLKEAKDDDRITTLAIYPGQISGVGPAMLEMLRDGIADFKESGKKVVAYGDFFSQSQYYIAAQADEVYMHPYGGVILEGYSRVRTYYASLLENLKVTPNVFKVGTYKSAIEPYLRDDMSDYAKDANRAFLGDIWELFKQDIAAARGIDAADIDRQINSYAEGMRQNNGDFAQLAISQKLVDKLVSRPEFREMMIERVGQNEKETSYKQINHRQYLKAIKPPIEFKNPNSDKVAVIVAKGAIMDGRQKEGTIGGDTLAYKIRRARLDDKVKAIVLRVDSPGGSAFASEVIRQELLKAKEKGLPLVVSMGTYAASGGYWISANADEIWARPSTLTGSIGIFGFIPTFERSLNWAGISRDGVGTTNLAGAMDVGRGLSPEVKEIIQANIENGYRRFLTLVSNGRNMTTEEVDAIAQGRIWSGIKAKELGLVDNLGSLNDAIKSAAKLANLEESKYDIWKVKRELTEKEQLLKDLFNATVAESPELIESFKSDTPVDALILDLKAEMEKVKVFNDPHHAYVHCNCEID